TTGGCCGCGGGCAACATGTTGACGTAGACaatctgttgctgctgccgttgacTAGACTTGGATGTGGATGCTTCTGCGGCTGCCGTTGCTCCTCCTGTTGCTGCACTCGTTTGACTTAGTTTTGGTATCTTGCCCTCAAATTTACGCGATTGTTGCATAAACTGCAGCGACTGTTGATCCTTTTTGGCATCTGAAAAACGTCAATCGATAGAGTTTAGTACTTGATCTGGTAAGGATTTTAACTGTCTGTGATTAAAAGCGGTTGATACGGTTACTGTTGGTGtaaacacacagatacacacacacacacatgtggaCTCGGGGGTTTTTCTGGATAGGAGGCATTGCGATTGGGTGGAATGAGGATGAGTAGTCAAAGCGAAAGAGCAAGTGAAGCGGATTCTGGGGGCGGCAAAACAAGAGGAACGGATTCGGCCCAGACAGCACCAACACCTTGGATTCGGTTTAGTAAAACAGTTTTGGTTTTCGGTTAGTTTTTAGCATAGACTTAAAAGCGTGATCGTATATTTCTCTGACGCACTCTTACACATAGATAGAACGATTTATTTGTACATTAAACGCAAATCAAAAACGATGAACGATACATGTGAAACGGCTTAAAACATTGTCAATTTGGTTAGAACAAAAAACTACTGGGAAATTTGGAATGATTGCTGCGAAAGAAGGGACATTGGGGCATTGGGTTAGAGAATTTGGATGGCTTGGAGGTGGACAGGTGAAGCTGTGATTATGGGGATGCAGTGGTGCAGTGGCTGCCTAAGCTGCTGCTCTCACCTCCTCCGCCATCTGCTGGTGGTGTTGTGGTTGTGGCTATTGATGTTTTTCCAGCGACCACGGCGGATGTCGGTGTTTTTACGGCAGTTGATGCAGAACTGACCGCCGGTGGCGTAGTACTTGGGTCCTTTTTTCGCCGCGCAGGAGTCTTTCGGGGGGCGCCGTTGGCCTTGCCACGCCTTGCGCCTCTCGACGTCGAGGAAGTGGAGGACGCCGGCGATATGGAACGGTCGTCCTTGGTGCGCGGACTACGGCCGCGATTGTTTCGCGAGCTATTCTTGCGCTTGGACGCGAGCCAATCGTCATCATAGTCGGCATCATAGCGCCGCTTCTGCTTGCGCCGCTTAAAGtcctcctcctcatcatcatcttctGTCGACAAGCAAAAGGGGAAGACAAAAAACAGATGCGAAAAAGGAAACATATTATAGTTAAGCTGGGGAAAGGGGAAGATCGTTTTGAAGGGCACCTGCTGGCCCACACACCTGTGCCGTCGTCAATGTACTCAAGCAGCTCTTGCTTGGTCTTCAGATTCGCCGGACTCTGTAGACTCATGGCATCCTCGTTGGGAAAATCAGCCTCATCCGTGGCCAGATCGCCCGTGTCCAGCGTCAGCACGCTCTCCTTCAGCATGGCCTTGACGTCGTCTGGCACGTTGGGATTCTGCTGGATTTCATCCAGGTCCAGATCGGGATTACGCTCTTTGAAACTCTTGGCCTTGGTAGGATTGCATTGCTTTTTCATTCTGCGGAGGAGCAGGAGATAGGAATAAGACTCGCTGGTAGCCCTATGTAGCGCAAGGAAACCTACTTTTTATCACACAGCAAGACATCGAGGTGTGGTGGCAGGGGTGCTGCACTGAGCACCCCGTTCGGCGGATCCTCCGGATGCCGCCCCACGTCACGCCCCTCCATCCACAGATCGTAGCGATCGCTTTGGAAGCGCTTGACAAATGTGTCCATCGAGATCTTGACCATGTCGTTGCTGCAGGTGCACTGCACCGCCCGCTTGCCGTACTCGATCCAGCGCTCCATGGCAAAGTTGGTGGACTCGGCACAGTTGAAACCGTGATTGAAGCCGGCATGGTAACCGAACGGAAACGTGATCATGATCTCGCCCGCCTCCTGCGTGATCTGCAAGAGCCGGATTTAGTACGGCCACTAGGGACAGGATTACTACCGATAAACGCACCTTACTGACGGGCACGTCATGTTGCTTGAGAATCTGTGGTGAAATCAACGTCATCTTGTGGCGCAAATATGCGTTGCAATTCTTGTAACTGGCCGGAAAGTACTGGTTGGCCACCTTCTCCAGTTTGCGACCACATTCCGGCGGCACCACATACCACGTTTTTGGCGCCCCAAAGTGCAAGTAATTGATGGAATAGAGATCCATGTCCTCCGTGTGCCATGCAAAGGTCGTCTTCCACATGCCAAAGTACAAGTAGGCTGTGTTCACGCCGTCTATCTGGATGTTATAATCCTTGTTGACATAGTCAAGAATAGTGCCCAGCCGGTTGATGTTCCAGCTCTGCAACggcaaaggcaaaggcaacGAATCATCAGCTAATGCCCGAACCTAAACCCTAACCCTAGCCAACTTACATCCTGGTCGGTGTCTGTGATGCTTCCACTGACATCTGCCCCATAAATGGGCGCCACATATGTTATGTTCTTCCAGTACTTGCGCTCCAGATCCTCAAAGTCAAAGTGTTTGGGTGTGGCGTAACGCTCGGTGCTGGCCAACTCGCTAAACTGCTTTACTGTGAGTGGCTTTTTCTGTATGTTTATCTGCTGGTAGTAGCCTTGTTTGCCGGTAACCACCTGGCAAATGGGCGCCGGAATCGTGACATTCAGAGCATCGAGATCAGCGTACCCACTGCGACGGGGCACCCATTCCGGCGGAGGCACCACCTTGGCCAGACCGGCTTTGTGGGCACCCTGTGACTCCATGTAGGCCACGTACTTGGGAAAGTCCTTGAACTCCTCCCAAGTGGGTCGGAAGACCTTGATGCGTGGCACCTCTGACATTTTCATCTTCGTCTctgtttttctatttttctttttcaattccgACCTGTTGTCGGACACTTCTTTTACAGCTAGGTTGCTTCGATCTGGAACTGTGATAGAAGCAGCATTAAAACTCCGTACTCCTGTGCACGGCCCATTAATCCCGGGCAGATGCCATTCATGGACAGCCCGTCTGCCTGCCCCGTTGCTAAGCGCTCAGCGATCGGATCGCTTGGGATCGGCATTCTGGCTGGCAGTCACAAAACAAACAGAGAAGGAGCGCTGAGGGAACAGCTGCAACTTTTCgaggttttcttttttttttaatgggCGCGGCAGCTACAAcagcaggcaggcaggcaggacGACTGGCAGGAGAATAGAGGCTGGCAGGATATGCAGTTGCCGTTTCCCCCGCCCCTGTCATTCGAGTGGTTTTCCTCATGGGCCAGCCGGACCCGCAATAACCCATAGGAACCCATAAAAAGTGCAATGATCGTTCGTTTGATAACCTTACTAACTACGAGGAAATATTGTAAATTGAATAAGTATATCAGATATCATGCAGAACCGGCTGAAATGTTGGGAGTTAAGGGAATAAGCGGTAGTATGGAAATTAAGTATGTTGCCTGAAAATGGTAAATTCAATTCATTTCTTACCACActttattttgattaaatattaaatgcttTCGTTATAAGAGCGTGTTCCAATTGAATTAGGCTGATAATATATCGATAATGgtgataaaaataaacaactttggcaaaaagttcgaaattaaaaaaaaaattatttaaaattaaaactccCCGCAGGATTAGGAttacttaaaaaataatttctttATAAGTCGCTTTTTCTTTACACTATCACTTTATTAgggtaattaaaattatttaagacTAGTGCTCAAAActattttgtttacaaaatgTAATAATAGATACCAAAGGATACTTGTGTTTAATTGATGAGTGTAAAAcgtaaataaaacaaaagtacATGAGTCATGCGTGATTGAAAAATTTCTCTGTGTGTATTTCTGTATACGATAAGCctcccaaaaaaaagaacacaatAAATCAAGATGAAGGgaataattaattattgagCCCCAGGATGAACCGTTATTCCCGTAGCAAGTCATTTATAGGGATTGAAAACACCCAATAGGCAAATGACACAAATCCGGCGACATCCCAgtcaataccaataccaattgtttttccgtttgtttttcctattttccGTACAAGCAGACTGGAAGCTCTGCAGGCCAGAGGAACAGCAAGGATAACGATAACGAGGACAACGCTGTGCGAGACATCCCAGAGCACTAGATGAAAATTTACGCAATTTTTCGACCACGTAGAAAACTGTACCACCACCCGAGAATTCCAGAGAGCGAGAAGACCAAAACCGAACGAGAGCGGAGAGCCGACGATGTTGGGGAAGGGGAGGGGTAACGGGATAACTGAGAGGGGGGAGCTGACGAGTGCGCAAAACTATTTGCTAGTTAACAAGGAGAGAGCAAACATGGTGGGAAGAACGAGTGAGCGGGCAGGATACACTCGCTACAGAGGAAATTCGACATGGGCGAGTCGCACTGCAGCGAGTGCGTATGcatgtgtatatgtgtgtttaCGAATATGTGAGTGTGTTTGTGAAAGGACGAAATTTGGAACTCACTTGTGATGTGCTTTGatgggtttttttttagttcTGCTTCTCTAGTTTATTCGATGTTCTCCATGCGTAAATCCCAACAAAATGCCAAAAGTACTTTTATGACTATATGAGCAACTCCAACTGGATGTGACTGAAGTTTTGGATGCTGCTGCGTTGCCTTTGTTTGAAGTGATTTGTAGTTTATTGCACAttattttttgtgtatttgcatatgaaacttctgctgctgctttaaCTAACTGTAACTAATTTGCACAATTTGATGTTTTATACGATACACTTGAGCACTATTTTCTGGGTTTTGCAATTCTTGTAGAATGATTTAGCTTTGGTATTATTTTATGTTATCCTGCAACATCTGATGGCGTCGTTGTTTTGCGTTTTACACAGTCTTCGACTTGATGGCTGCTGCTCTCTCTCTTCGAggatgtatatttatatatatatgtatattaatgtGGATGGCTAACTGGCACTCACGACGGGCGCGACATGTCTGAGCGGTCTGAGTGGCAAGCGTCGACTGAACGCCAGTTCGATGCCAGGACGATGGCGACGCAGGCGTCGAAAGAACTCGCTCTTCGCTCGCACTcgcacttacacacacacacacacagcaagCACGCAACACAGACacgctcacgcacacacagtcGCGCCGCACAAGAGCGTTGTCCTTTTAATGCGAATGCTCTGGTCAAAGCATAATGCGAAAGGAAAATTGGTGTAGAGCAAGAGGGAGACGGCGCAAACAAGTTTGACAGGATAATTGTGGATAGGGAAATGCAAGCCGTGTGGAAAACTGGCAGTTTTAATCGCtcctcctttttcctctatcCATTCGTGGATCGAACAATGCCTTTTTCCTGCTCTTTAGTTTCATTGCGAAAAGCAAATGTGGCGAAAGGAAAAATGCATTCGCCATCGCGAATCGCGAATCCATTCGCAcattctctctctttctcggCATCTCAGTCAGCAGTCAGAGAAATCGCAAAGGACTTAATCCTCATTATGCATTGTCCTGGCACGGATTTCAGATTTTGGCGAAGATCTAATCTAGGACTTAGTGATCCCGGATCGCCAGTGATCGTTCGTAGGTAAACGACAGATTCAGAGGCTAGAGGTTGAGGATCCACTTGAGACGGGTCGCAAGGACTCTCGCACTTGAGACGGCTTCGTGTGTCTCGTACTCAATAATtgcatatttttataataattgCAAAACCAACAAATAGCGTTCAGAGCAATGGCTCGTTTTGGCATAATTGTTTGTTTACGTTTATGTTAaccaatttcaatttgttgctTTGTATACAATGATTTTCGTTCGATTTTCCGTTTTTAAAGAGTAGGAAACTGCATTACCTATTACAAGATAATTTAAGCTTGATCCTGTGAACTCCGTTTGTAGATATTTTTACCATTTAAAAAAGACATCATTTCATCGATCGCATTATATGTTTTAAATCATACCGTCCTCAACTATATTTACCAATCATTTCGGTAATAAGAAAATGTCGTATTGTTGCAACTGTTAAGGACATTAATTTCCCCAGAGCGTAAAAGCATAATTTAGTAAATCCCCTAATAATGTTCAATTTAATGGCATATGCGCTTGGCGAATACAAATAAGCACatctgcaactgcagcgaGCAATTACGTGATAGCGTTTCGATAACAAGGTTTCTTGCATCCTGTGTGCAGAAAACCCATACAAAAACCGAcgcaaaataataaaaccggACGGGGAGCGAAGGAGAGgaacaaaaaaaggaaaccgGGCTGAGTAATTACAGCAGCTTGAAACGGCGAAAGGAATGCCGCGTGGTAGTATAATTTACAACATGTCATTAGCCCGGCGACGCCTATGGGAAAATGGAGCTTGGGGGAGAGGCTAACGGCAGGATCAAAGCGTGACCAGAGCACAAAAGAACGGTCACACTGCACGGCAGGACTTG
This genomic interval from Drosophila mauritiana strain mau12 chromosome 2R, ASM438214v1, whole genome shotgun sequence contains the following:
- the LOC117136576 gene encoding flocculation protein FLO11 isoform X5; amino-acid sequence: MKMSEVPRIKVFRPTWEEFKDFPKYVAYMESQGAHKAGLAKVVPPPEWVPRRSGYADLDALNVTIPAPICQVVTGKQGYYQQINIQKKPLTVKQFSELASTERYATPKHFDFEDLERKYWKNITYVAPIYGADVSGSITDTDQDSWNINRLGTILDYVNKDYNIQIDGVNTAYLYFGMWKTTFAWHTEDMDLYSINYLHFGAPKTWYVVPPECGRKLEKVANQYFPASYKNCNAYLRHKMTLISPQILKQHDVPVSKITQEAGEIMITFPFGYHAGFNHGFNCAESTNFAMERWIEYGKRAVQCTCSNDMVKISMDTFVKRFQSDRYDLWMEGRDVGRHPEDPPNGVLSAAPLPPHLDVLLCDKKMKKQCNPTKAKSFKERNPDLDLDEIQQNPNVPDDVKAMLKESVLTLDTGDLATDEADFPNEDAMSLQSPANLKTKQELLEYIDDGTEDDDEEEDFKRRKQKRRYDADYDDDWLASKRKNSSRNNRGRSPRTKDDRSISPASSTSSTSRGARRGKANGAPRKTPARRKKDPSTTPPAVSSASTAVKTPTSAVVAGKTSIATTTTPPADGGGDAKKDQQSLQFMQQSRKFEGKIPKLSQTSAATGGATAAAEASTSKSSQRQQQQIVYVNMLPAANTLNGIPQQQQQQYASTDGNVYQLQNEILCDANGHAVTAATASYQTTASSPQQQQQQQQQQQQNVATSVAGSSKHDNHQKQMFKRPYNTTPSNNHRTQNTITNPSPNSNPNQSQNRIQSQINNTTQDDSQHRQVEAYRIYYEEIIVKQANARARLGDSSTRCSNSISSRSSSGGSSSSRGRGSSFVDKFADFVTQSSRTSPMPNPPAQSHVPPTTRNATNAILPPIKNSSSSSGATSNNASTVVSSSASNGLKPAAKKTPVILLAARGGAKQPQLSILNGNTKAGTGNASGGGGGGVTLVRVNATNRNQRQAIVAPEAAPVEQQPVVEEEMLAEDEELDEDMDEDAVALSGLSSSTAQILRKFRIPKGTAVTAKSGENYLAMPTPTPSPPGVVNLVSSGVEASGYIENDDDIIEELNEDDLVEEIIDEEPSQEQPELQEATTANGLDLTSTNNATATTTGTAMLLAPQPPPLQLQTVASNGTVTCFNLPANTILLQSADGSIIAATQVPHPSKAGQQQLIALPGNVALATEQASQAQATSAPQATQTLILTADGTAIPILATTPQQQQQQQQQQQQQQHAAAAAAAQLFAA
- the LOC117136576 gene encoding probable lysine-specific demethylase 4B isoform X8, whose protein sequence is MKMSEVPRIKVFRPTWEEFKDFPKYVAYMESQGAHKAGLAKVVPPPEWVPRRSGYADLDALNVTIPAPICQVVTGKQGYYQQINIQKKPLTVKQFSELASTERYATPKHFDFEDLERKYWKNITYVAPIYGADVSGSITDTDQDSWNINRLGTILDYVNKDYNIQIDGVNTAYLYFGMWKTTFAWHTEDMDLYSINYLHFGAPKTWYVVPPECGRKLEKVANQYFPASYKNCNAYLRHKMTLISPQILKQHDVPVSKITQEAGEIMITFPFGYHAGFNHGFNCAESTNFAMERWIEYGKRAVQCTCSNDMVKISMDTFVKRFQSDRYDLWMEGRDVGRHPEDPPNGVLSAAPLPPHLDVLLCDKKMKKQCNPTKAKSFKERNPDLDLDEIQQNPNVPDDVKAMLKESVLTLDTGDLATDEADFPNEDAMSLQSPANLKTKQELLEYIDDGTEDDDEEEDFKRRKQKRRYDADYDDDWLASKRKNSSRNNRGRSPRTKDDRSISPASSTSSTSRGARRGKANGAPRKTPARRKKDPSTTPPAVSSASTAVKTPTSAVVAGKTSIATTTTPPADGGGDAKKDQQSLQFMQQSRKFEGKIPKLSQTSAATGGATAAAEASTSKSSQRQQQQIVYVNMLPAANTLNGIPQQQQQQYASTDGNVYQLQNEILCDANGHAVTAATASYQTTASSPQQQQQQQQQQQQNVATSVAATIYQRQCY
- the LOC117136576 gene encoding probable lysine-specific demethylase 4B isoform X7, giving the protein MGRTPEIVPDRSNLAVKEVSDNRSELKKKNRKTETKMKMSEVPRIKVFRPTWEEFKDFPKYVAYMESQGAHKAGLAKVVPPPEWVPRRSGYADLDALNVTIPAPICQVVTGKQGYYQQINIQKKPLTVKQFSELASTERYATPKHFDFEDLERKYWKNITYVAPIYGADVSGSITDTDQDSWNINRLGTILDYVNKDYNIQIDGVNTAYLYFGMWKTTFAWHTEDMDLYSINYLHFGAPKTWYVVPPECGRKLEKVANQYFPASYKNCNAYLRHKMTLISPQILKQHDVPVSKITQEAGEIMITFPFGYHAGFNHGFNCAESTNFAMERWIEYGKRAVQCTCSNDMVKISMDTFVKRFQSDRYDLWMEGRDVGRHPEDPPNGVLSAAPLPPHLDVLLCDKKMKKQCNPTKAKSFKERNPDLDLDEIQQNPNVPDDVKAMLKESVLTLDTGDLATDEADFPNEDAMSLQSPANLKTKQELLEYIDDGTEDDDEEEDFKRRKQKRRYDADYDDDWLASKRKNSSRNNRGRSPRTKDDRSISPASSTSSTSRGARRGKANGAPRKTPARRKKDPSTTPPAVSSASTAVKTPTSAVVAGKTSIATTTTPPADGGGDAKKDQQSLQFMQQSRKFEGKIPKLSQTSAATGGATAAAEASTSKSSQRQQQQIVYVNMLPAANTLNGIPQQQQQQYASTDGNVYQLQNEILCDANGHAVTAATASYQTTASSPQQQQQQQQQQQQNVATSVAGLCPVSSRIVESIGNIT